The Athene noctua chromosome 3, bAthNoc1.hap1.1, whole genome shotgun sequence genome includes a region encoding these proteins:
- the TCF20 gene encoding transcription factor 20 isoform X3, which translates to MQSFREQSSYHGNQQSYPQEVHGSSRLEEFSPRQQAQMFQSFGGGTGGGRRGATGASTAMPGSAQYQQQASSQQQQVQQLRQQIYQSHQPLPQASSQSASSTSHLQPMQRPSTLPSSASGYQLRVGQFSQHYQPPSSSSSSFPSPQRFGQSGQNYDGSYSVNSGSQYEGHAVGSNAQAYGTQSNYSFQTQPMKSFEQSKLPQSGQQGQQQQHPPQHVMQYSNAATKLSLQSQVGQYSQTEVPVRSPMQFHQNFSPISNPSPAASVVQSPSCSSTPSPLMPGGENLQCGQGNMSIGSRNRILQMMPQLSPTPSMMPSPNAHAGGFKGFGLEGLQEKRLTDPGLSSLSALSSQVANLPNTVQHMLLSDALAPQKKSSKRSSSSKKADSCTNSEGSSQAEEQLKSPLAESLDGGCSSSSEDHGERVRQLSGQSTSSDTTYKGGNLERSNSSPAQGSQNEPSKLSSSPAAREDVASPDGKEAVAAVENAPKVNEKAVGVIVSREAMAGRVEKSGGQDKPTQDDASTATQAPASASGAKEAGHAGTQPETQGGSKGSKSGDNTNHNGEGNSQPGHAVVGPNFPARTEPSKSPGSLRYSYKDNIAAGIQRNIGGFPQYPSGQEKGDFPGHSERKGRNEKFPSLLQEVLQGYHHHPDRRYSRNAQEHSGMAGSLEGAMRPNILISQTNELTNRGLLNKSMGSLLEGPHWGPWDRKSSSAAPDMKQINLADYPMARKFDVESQSSAHEGGALSERRSVICDISPLRQLVRDPGPHPMGHMGPEARSGRSERLAPGLSQSVILPGGLVSMETKMKAHSGQIKEEDFEQSKSSASLNNKKTGDHCHPAGIKHESFRGNASPGAAVSDAAPDYIPQQDSRSTQMRRVPGRTGSSRGKSPSQFQDLADKLKMSPGRSRGPGTDLHHMNPHMTLSERVNRGSLHSAYPQNSEGPSLASAYHTNARPHAFGDPNQSLNSQYHYKRQIYQQQQEEYKDWASSTAQGVIAAAQHRQEGARKSPRQQQFLERVRSPLKNDKDGMMYLQGSSYHDTGSQEAGRCVMGSDSTQSKCSELKHGNQKLQHHDSGWDLSRQTSPAKSSGPLGAGNQKRFCPQESDGHRREESSDLPKPSNAMLRLPGQEDQSPQNPLIMRRRVRSFISPIPTKRQPQDMKNSGSEDKGRLMTSAKEGADKTYNSYAHSSQSQDVGKSVAKGDSFKDLPSPDNRNCPAVSLTSPAKTKILPPRKGRGLKLEAIVQKITSPNIRRSVSTNSAETGADTVTLDDILSLKSGPEGGSVTGHGPEAEKRKGEMSDQVGPVSQDTTGEITLPRSSEEWQSNEDDKTKKEVPETASVGKEGVGSSTAPPPSQKSSGQGRSDGSVSGAGTLTFSDSKTISPSSVFTSEPNPKSEEKDGDVTNISPKPDGFPPKGYFPSGKKKGRPIGSVNKQKKQQQQQQQQQLPPPPPPPPVPAQSSEGVGGGEPKPKRQRRERRKPATQPRKRKPRRAAPIVEPQEPEIKLKYATQSVDKTDSKNKSFFPYIHVVNKCELGAVCTIINAEEEEQNKLVRGRKGQRSSTPPPSNAESKVLPTSTFMLQGPVVTESSVLGHLVCCLCGKWASYRNMGDLFGPFYPQDYAATLPKNPPPKRATEMQSKVKVRHKSASNGSKTDTEEEEEQQQQKEQRSLAAHPRFKRRHRSEDCSGASRSLSRGASCKKATTDGGSGGEKTPLDSKPSMPTSEGGTELELQIPELPLDSNEFWVHEGCILWANGIYLVCGRLYGLQEAVEIAREMKCSHCQEPGATLGCYNKGCSFRYHYPCAIDADCLLNEENFSVRCPKHKPLLPCSLPSLQNKMVKGSLSTEQSERG; encoded by the exons ATGCAGTCCTTTCGGGAGCAAAGTAGTTACCACGGAAACCAGCAGAGCTACCCGCAGGAAGTGCACGGTTCGTCCAGACTGGAAGAGTTCAGCCCCCGCCAGCAGGCCCAGATGTTCCAGAGCTTTGGAGGAGGTACTGGTGGTGGACGTCGTGGAGCAACAGGAGCCTCTACAGCAATGCCTG GGAGTGCCCAGTATCAGCAGCAGGCTTCtagccagcagcagcaggtgcagcAGCTGAGACAGCAGATCTATCAGTCTCACCAGCCTTTACCCCAGGCGTCCAGCCAGTCTGCTTCTAGCACCTCACACTTGCAGCCAATGCAGCGTCCATCCACCCTGCCTTCCTCTGCTTCTGGTTACCAGTTACGAGTGGGTCAGTTCAGCCAACACTATCAGCCACCTTcgtcatcctcctcctctttcccttccccGCAGCGTTTTGGCCAGTCAGGACAGAATTACGATGGAAGCTACAGCGTGAATTCAGGGTCACAGTATGAAGGCCATGCTGTAGGTTCCAATGCACAGGCATATGGGACCCAGTCAAACTACAGCTTTCAGACTCAACCGATGAAAAGCTTTGAGCAGTCTAAGCTGCCCCAAAGcgggcagcaggggcagcagcaacagcacccACCTCAGCATGTAATGCAGTATTCAAATGCTGCCACCAAGCTCTCTCTTCAAAGTCAAGTGGGACAGTACAGTCAGACTGAAGTTCCTGTAAGGTCCCCGATGCAGTTCCACCAAAACTTCAGTCCAATCTCTAATCCATCTCCTGCTGCATCTGTGGTTCAGTCTCCAAGCTGCAGCTCTACCCCTTCTCCACTCATGCCAGGTGGAGAAAATCTCCAGTGTGGGCAAGGCAACATGTCCATAGGTTCTAGAAACCGAATCCTGCAGATGATGCCTCAGCTTAGTCCTACACCATCTATGATGCCAAGCCCTAATGCTCATGCAGGGGGATTCAAGGGGTTTGGGCTGGAAGGACTGCAGGAAAAAAGGCTCACAGATCCAGGGCTGAGCAGCTTGAGTGCTCTAAGTTCTCAAGTGGCCAATCTGCCCAACACAGTGCAGCACATGTTGCTCTCGGATGCCCTGGCACCTCAGAAAAAAAGTTCCAAAAGGTCCTCCTCTTCAAAGAAGGCTGACAGCTGCACCAACTCGGAAGGCTCCTCCCAGGCAGAGGAGCAACTTAAGTCTCCCCTGGCAGAGTCCCTTGATGGTGGTTGTTCCAGTAGTTCAGAGGATCATGGGGAAAGGGTGAGACAGCTAAGTGGCCAGAGCACCAGCTCAGACACCACTTACAAAGGGGGTAACTTAGAGAGATCGAACTCCTCACCAGCACAAGGCTCTCAGAATGAGCCATCAAAACTCAGTAGCAGCCCTGCAGCTAGGGAGGATGTGGCCTCCCCTGATGGGAAGGAAGCAGTAGCGGCTGTGGAAAATGCCCCAAAAGTGAATGAAAAGGCAGTTGGGGTGATTGTCTCCCGGGAAGCCATGGCAGGAAGAGTAGAAAAGTCAGGTGGACAAGATAAGCCCACACAGGATGATGCTTCCACAGCCACTCAGGCACCAGCTAGTGCTAGTGGAGCAAAAGAAGCTGGGCATGCAGGGACACAGCCAGAAACTCAAGGAGGAAGTAAAGGGAGCAAAAGTGGCGATAACACTAACCATAATGGAGAGGGGAACAGCCAGCCTGGTCATGCAGTTGTTGGGCCAAATTTTCCTGCAAGAACAGAACCGTCCAAATCTCCTGGCAGTTTAAGATACAGTTACAAGGATAATATAGCAGCTggtatacagagaaatattgGTGGCTTTCCACAGTATCCTTCTGGTCAAGAAAAGGGTGATTTTCCAGGGCACAGTGAGCGCAAAGGCCGGAATGAGAAGTTTCCTAGCCTCCTACAGGAGGTCTTACAGGGGTACCACCATCATCCAGACAGAAGGTATTCTAGGAACGCACAAGAGCATTCTGGGATGGCTGGAAGTTTGGAGGGAGCCATGAGGCCCAATATCTTAATTAGTCAAACCAATGAATTGACCAATAGAGGCCTCTTAAATAAAAGCATGGGGTCTCTCCTGGAAGGCCCTCACTGGGGTCCCTGGGATAGGAAATCTAGCAGTGCAGCTCCTGACATGAAGCAGATAAATCTAGCTGATTACCCTATGGCTAGAAAGTTTGATGTAGAGTCTCAGTCTTCTGCCCATGAAGGGGGAGCACTCTCAGAGAGGAGATCAGTGATCTGTGACATATCTCCATTAAGGCAACTTGTCAGAGATCCTGGCCCTCACCCAATGGGGCACATGGGTCCTGAGGCCAGAAGTGGAAGGAGTGAACGTCTTGCCCCTGGCTTGAGCCAGTCAGTAATACTCCCTGGTGGTTTAGTATCCATGGAAACAAAGATGAAAGCTCACAGTGGGCAAATAAAAGAAGAAGATTTTGAACAGTCAAAGAGCTCAGCTAGTctcaataataaaaaaacaggAGACCATTGTCATCCTGCTGGCATCAAGCATGAATCTTTCCGAGGCAATGCTAGCCCTGGAGCTGCCGTCTCTGATGCTGCTCCAGACTACATTCCCCAGCAGGACAGCAGATCGACGCAAATGAGACGAGTACCTGGCAGAACTGGAAGCAGCAGGGGTAAATCACCTTCTCAATTTCAGGATCTTGCTGATAAGCTGAAAATGTCACCAGGCAGAAGCAGAGGCCCAGGGACAGATCTGCATCACATGAACCCACACATGACACTATCTGAAAGAGTTAACAGGGGTTCGTTGCATTCTGCTTATCCTCAGAATTCAGAAGGCCCATCTTTGGCTTCAGCATATCACACAAATGCTAGGCCTCATGCTTTCGGTGACCCTAACCAGAGTTTAAATTCCCAGTATCATTACAAGAGACAGATATACCAGCAACAGCAAGAAGAATACAAAGATTGGGCAAGCAGCACTGCTCAGGGTGTGAttgctgcagctcagcacagGCAGGAAGGAGCAAGGAAGAGCCCAAGACAACAGCAGTTTCTGGAAAGAGTAAGGAGTCCCTTAAAAAATGACAAGGATGGAATGATGTACCTTCAGGGTAGCTCTTACCATGATACTGGAAGCCAGGAGGCTGGTCGCTGTGTTATGGGGAGTGACAGTACTCAGAGCAAATGCAGTGAGCTGAAACATGGCAACCAGAAGTTGCAGCATCACGATTCTGGTTGGGACCTCTCTCGGCAAACTTCTCCTGCCAAAAGCAGTGGCCCTCTTGGAGCAGGCAACCAAAAAAGATTTTGCCCTCAAGAAAGTGATGGGCATCGACGAGAGGAATCTTCAGATTTGCCCAAGCCTAGTAATGCCATGCTCAGGCTCCCTGGCCAGGAAGACCAGTCTCCTCAAAATCCATTAATTATGAGGAGGCGAGTCCGTTCTTTCATCTCGCCTATCCCTACCAAAAGACAGCCACAGGATATGAAGAACAGTGGCAGTGAAGATAAAGGGCGATTGATGACTTCAGCAAAAGAAGGAGCTGATAAAACGTACAACTCCTATGCCCATTCATCTCAAAGCCAAGATGTTGGCAAATCAGTTGCAAAGGGAGATTCCTTCAAGGACCTGCCGAGTCCTGATAATAGGAACTGCCCTGCTGTTTCCCTCACAAGCCCGGCTAAGACCAAAATATTGCCCCCAAGAAAGGGGCGAGGATTAAAACTGGAAGCTATTGTTCAAAAAATTACATCTCCCAATATTAGGAGAAGTGTTTCTACCAACAGTGCTGAAACTGGTGCAGATACCGTCACTCTTGATGACATCCTGTCCCTTAAGAgtggacctgaaggaggaagtgTGACTGGACATGGACCAGAGGCtgagaagagaaaaggagagatgtCAGATCAAGTGGGGCCAGTAAGCCAGGATACAACTGGTGAAATAACTCTTCCAAGATCTTCAGAAGAGTGGCAAAGCAATGAGGATGATAAAACCAAGAAAGAGGTCCCTGAAACTGCCAGCGTTGGTAAAGAAGGAGTGGGATCCAGTACAGCACCACCACCTTCTCAGAAGTCAAGTGGTCAGGGAAGGTCTGATGGATCTGTTAGCGGAGCTGGAACTCTGACCTTTTCTGACTCAAAAACAATTTCCCCTTCCAGTGTGTTTACTTCTGAACCAAATCCAAAGTCTGAGGAAAAAGATGGAGATGTGACAAACATTTCACCCAAGCCAGATGGTTTCCCTCCAAAGGGGTATTTTccctctggaaagaaaaaggggaggcCAATTGGGAGTGTGAACaagcagaagaagcagcagcagcaacagcagcagcagcaactgccaccgcccccaccacccccaccagtACCTGCACAGTCTTCAGAAGGGGTAGGTGGTGGTGAGCCAAAGCCGAAGAGGCAAAGGAGGGAGAGGCGAAAACCTGCAACACAGCCACGGAAGCGGAAGCCTAGACGGGCTGCTCCCATTGTGGAGCCTCAAGAACCAGAGATCAAGCTTAAATATGCTACTCAGTCTGTAGATAAAACTGACTCCAAGAATAAGTCCTTTTTCCCTTATATTCATGTGGTAAACAAGTGTGAATTAGGCGCTGTGTGCACAATCATTAAtgcagaggaagaagagcagaaCAAATTAGTGAGGGGTCGTAAAGGACAGAGGTCTTCAACACCCCCTCCTAGCAATGCGGAGAGCAAAGTGCTGCCCACCTCAACTTTCATGCTGCAGGGCCCTGTAGTAACAGAGTCTTCTGTCTTAGGGCATCTGGTTTGCTGCCTCTGTGGCAAATGGGCCAGCTATCGTAACATGGGTGACCTCTTTGGTCCTTTCTACCCCCAGGATTACGCAGCCACCTTGCCCAAGAACCCGCCTCCAAAGAGGGCCACAGAAATGCAGAGCAAGGTCAAGGTACGGCACAAAAGTGCTTCTAATGGTTCCAAGACAGATAcggaagaggaggaggaacagcaaCAACAGAAGGAACAAAGAAGCCTAGCTGCTCATCCCCGCTTTAAGAGGCGGCACCGCTCTGAGGACTGTAGTGGAGCCTCTCGGTCACTTTCAAGGGGAGCTTCTTGTAAAAAAGCAACCACTgatggtggcagtggtggtgaaAAGACTCCTTTGGACTCAAAACCCTCTATGCCCACTTCAGAAGGTGGCACTGAGCTGGAGTTACAAATTCCTGAACTACCTCTTGACAGCAATGAATTTTGGGTCCATGAGGGTTGTATTCTCTGGGCCAATGGGATCTACCTGGTCTGTGGCAGGCTCTATGGGCTGCAGGAAGCTGTGGAGATTGCAAGAGAGATG